In Sulfitobacter albidus, the following proteins share a genomic window:
- a CDS encoding Zn-dependent alcohol dehydrogenase yields MKTIKAAVCHSFGAPLSVEDIRLRPPEAGEVEVTLDAVAICHSDISYAEGAWGGSLPAVYGHEAAGRVAAVGSGVTGLAEGDSVIVTLIRSCGTCASCAGGTPTLCETPYDGDHGPIRTADGGKLHQAMACGAFAEAVVVDQRQVVKIADDIPKEAAALVACGVITGVGAVVNAAKLRAGQDVVVIGAGGVGLNAIQGARIAGARRIVAVDMSAEKLEIAREFGATDGVLASEGKPWRAAKKAMGRGADAVIVTVGVTAAYDSAPQYLAYGGKVIMVGMPHIDETSTYAPVMMAAVGQGMVGSKMGDVVIQRDIPWMVDLYGQGRLKLDELISGRWELGQINEAIADTKTGSARRNVIVFDR; encoded by the coding sequence ATGAAAACCATCAAAGCCGCCGTCTGCCACAGCTTTGGCGCCCCTCTTTCGGTCGAGGACATTCGCCTGCGTCCGCCGGAAGCCGGCGAAGTCGAGGTGACACTGGATGCCGTGGCAATCTGCCATTCCGATATCTCCTACGCCGAGGGCGCCTGGGGCGGGTCGCTGCCGGCGGTTTATGGGCATGAGGCCGCCGGAAGGGTCGCCGCCGTGGGCAGTGGCGTGACGGGGCTCGCAGAAGGCGACAGCGTGATCGTGACGCTCATCCGCTCCTGCGGGACATGCGCGTCCTGCGCGGGCGGGACGCCGACCCTTTGCGAGACGCCCTATGACGGGGATCACGGGCCGATCAGGACCGCCGACGGGGGCAAGCTGCACCAGGCGATGGCCTGCGGTGCCTTTGCCGAGGCGGTGGTGGTGGACCAGCGCCAAGTCGTGAAGATCGCGGACGACATCCCCAAGGAAGCCGCGGCCCTTGTCGCCTGCGGCGTGATCACCGGCGTGGGCGCCGTGGTCAACGCGGCAAAGCTGCGCGCGGGACAGGATGTGGTGGTGATCGGCGCGGGCGGTGTCGGGCTGAACGCCATTCAGGGCGCGCGGATCGCCGGCGCCCGGCGGATCGTGGCCGTCGACATGAGCGCCGAAAAGCTGGAGATCGCGCGGGAATTCGGCGCGACCGACGGTGTGCTCGCCTCGGAGGGCAAACCCTGGCGGGCGGCGAAAAAGGCGATGGGGCGCGGCGCGGATGCGGTGATCGTCACCGTGGGCGTGACGGCGGCCTATGACAGTGCGCCGCAGTATCTTGCCTACGGTGGCAAGGTGATCATGGTCGGCATGCCGCATATCGACGAAACCTCGACCTACGCGCCGGTGATGATGGCCGCCGTCGGACAAGGCATGGTCGGCTCCAAAATGGGCGATGTGGTGATCCAGCGCGATATTCCGTGGATGGTGGATCTGTACGGTCAGGGTCGTTTGAAGCTCGATGAGCTGATCTCCGGGCGGTGGGAGCTGGGCCAGATCAACGAGGCGATCGCGGATACAAAGACCGGATCGGCACGACGCAACGTGATAGTGTTTGACCGGTAG